Proteins encoded within one genomic window of Candidatus Syntrophocurvum alkaliphilum:
- a CDS encoding YebC/PmpR family DNA-binding transcriptional regulator has translation MAGHSKWANIKHKKAKTDEKRGKEFTKVAKEISIAARTGGGDPDANSNLRLAIQKAKTINMPNDNITRAIKKGTGELDSEVLEEIVYEGYAPGGVAIMLEIATDKRTRTAPEIRHLFSKNDGNLGETGCVSWMFNRSGVLVVNKETLNIDNEELMLQAIELGAEDVKEENEALEIVTMPEQFLSVKESLENYGIQFEAADIEMVPENSIEINEVSTAQKILKLIEALEDHDDVQNVYANFTLPDEIVEKL, from the coding sequence GTGGCAGGACACTCTAAATGGGCAAATATTAAACACAAAAAAGCTAAAACTGACGAGAAAAGAGGCAAGGAATTTACCAAAGTTGCCAAAGAGATATCAATAGCTGCTAGAACAGGTGGGGGAGATCCTGATGCTAATTCTAATTTAAGGTTAGCCATACAAAAAGCAAAAACTATAAATATGCCTAATGATAATATAACTAGAGCTATTAAAAAAGGAACTGGGGAACTTGATAGTGAAGTTTTAGAAGAAATTGTTTATGAAGGATATGCTCCAGGTGGAGTAGCAATAATGCTTGAAATAGCTACAGATAAAAGAACTCGTACTGCCCCTGAAATAAGACATTTATTTTCTAAAAACGATGGCAACTTGGGGGAAACAGGCTGTGTATCTTGGATGTTTAACAGGTCAGGAGTACTCGTTGTAAATAAAGAAACTTTAAATATAGATAATGAAGAACTGATGTTGCAAGCTATTGAACTAGGAGCCGAGGATGTAAAAGAGGAAAATGAAGCTTTAGAAATAGTAACTATGCCAGAACAATTTTTAAGTGTAAAGGAATCCTTGGAAAATTATGGGATACAATTTGAGGCGGCTGATATAGAAATGGTACCAGAAAATTCAATTGAAATTAATGAGGTTTCAACAGCTCAAAAAATTCTAAAACTAATAGAAGCCTTAGAAGATCATGATGATGTTCAAAATGTGTATGCAAATTTCACATTACCTGACGAAATAGTTGAAAAATTATAA
- the nadE gene encoding NAD(+) synthase: MNAEHVVNYLVNWLREKVKDAGASGVVLGLSGGIDSAVVAAIAKKAFPDDSIALLLPCESHVSDLMHAQLLAEEINMRYRIVELDNAYKLLLTQYESYIKLDGEKGRLLRGNIKPRLRMTTLYYSAQARNYLVLGASNKVELMVGYSTKYGDNAVDIQLIGDFLKREVYELAYYLNIPQVIIDKPPSGGLWKGQTDEGEMGVSYEELDRYIEYGTGSPEVIEKIEKMITSSEHKRRQPLIAKIPRD; this comes from the coding sequence ATGAATGCTGAGCATGTTGTAAACTACCTTGTGAATTGGCTTAGGGAAAAAGTCAAAGATGCTGGTGCTTCTGGAGTTGTATTAGGTTTGAGTGGTGGGATAGATTCTGCAGTGGTAGCTGCTATTGCAAAAAAGGCATTTCCAGATGATTCTATTGCACTATTATTGCCTTGTGAAAGTCATGTATCTGATTTAATGCATGCCCAATTATTAGCAGAAGAAATTAACATGAGATATAGAATAGTAGAATTAGATAATGCTTATAAGCTTTTACTAACACAATATGAATCGTATATAAAGTTAGATGGAGAAAAAGGCAGGCTATTGCGAGGAAATATCAAACCGAGATTAAGAATGACAACACTTTATTATTCTGCTCAAGCTAGAAACTATCTTGTTTTAGGGGCAAGTAATAAGGTTGAATTAATGGTAGGTTATTCAACCAAATATGGTGATAACGCTGTTGATATTCAATTAATTGGAGATTTTCTTAAAAGAGAAGTTTATGAATTAGCTTATTATTTAAATATTCCTCAAGTAATTATAGATAAACCTCCATCAGGAGGATTATGGAAAGGTCAAACTGATGAAGGGGAAATGGGTGTCAGTTATGAAGAACTTGACAGATATATTGAATATGGAACTGGTTCACCCGAGGTTATTGAGAAGATAGAAAAAATGATAACTAGTAGTGAACACAAAAGAAGACAACCATTAATAGCGAAAATACCTAGGGATTAA